Proteins found in one Pseudomonadota bacterium genomic segment:
- the trxA gene encoding thioredoxin: MSDNVTQVTDESFAELLKDSELPILIDFFATWCGPCTAIAPILDEFAGENQDKLKVVKLNVDENPKTPAKYGVRGIPTLILFKQGKEIDKVVGMTSKNNLEKMIAAI, from the coding sequence ATGTCAGATAACGTAACTCAAGTCACCGATGAAAGTTTCGCCGAACTGCTGAAAGATTCAGAGTTGCCGATCCTGATCGACTTTTTCGCAACTTGGTGCGGCCCCTGCACCGCCATTGCTCCGATTCTGGATGAATTCGCCGGGGAAAACCAAGACAAGCTCAAAGTCGTCAAACTCAATGTCGACGAAAACCCCAAAACCCCGGCAAAATATGGCGTACGCGGCATTCCGACCCTGATTCTATTCAAACAAGGCAAGGAAATCGACAAGGTTGTCGGTATGACGTCCAAAAACAATCTGGAAAAGATGATCGCAGCGATTTAA